From a region of the Methylomonas rapida genome:
- the htpG gene encoding molecular chaperone HtpG — protein MTVEAKKETLGFQTEVKHLLHLMIHSLYSNKEIFLRELISNASDAADKLRFEALANDSLYEGDSELKIRVDFDEAKKTITITDNGIGMSREEVQDHIGTIAKSGTKQFFEKLTGDQAKDSELIGQFGVGFYSSFIVADKVTLTTRKAGAPHDQGVRWESDGLGEYSIETVEKAGRGTEIVLHLKEGEDDFLSSWKLRSIIKKYSDHISLPIIMSKEIPAEKDDDGNETAPARVEDETVNSASALWTKSKDDISAEQYNEFYKHVAHDFQDPLVHVHSKVEGTNEYTLLLYVPGRAPFDLWDRDAKHGVKLYIKKVFITDDAEQLMPRYLRFVRGIVDADSLPLNVSREILQQSKQISAIKSGAVKKVLGMLEDMAENDAEKYQKFWEQFGNVIKEGPIEDHKNKDRIANLLRFSSTHTDDKTQNVSLADYVSRMKEGQDKIYFITADSYAAAKNSPHLEVFRKKGLEVLLLTDRIDEWLVSSLTEFDGKHMQSIAKGELDLDKFDSEEEKKHQEEVSKDFESVVKQIQDVLKDKVSEVKISHRLTDSPACLVTGAYDMSLHMERIMKEAGHAMSMMGMGGSKPIFEINPEHAIVKALKNEQDDARFADISHILFDQAILSEGGQLDDPAAFVHKLNGLLQGLLK, from the coding sequence ATGACTGTTGAAGCAAAAAAAGAAACCTTAGGCTTTCAAACCGAAGTGAAGCATCTGTTGCATTTGATGATTCACTCGCTATACAGCAACAAGGAAATCTTCCTGCGCGAATTGATTTCCAACGCCTCCGACGCCGCCGACAAACTGCGCTTCGAAGCGCTGGCCAACGACAGCCTGTACGAAGGCGACAGCGAATTGAAAATCCGCGTCGATTTCGACGAAGCCAAAAAAACCATCACCATCACCGATAACGGCATCGGCATGAGCCGCGAGGAAGTGCAGGATCATATCGGCACCATCGCCAAATCCGGCACCAAGCAATTCTTCGAAAAATTGACCGGCGACCAAGCCAAGGACAGCGAGCTGATCGGCCAGTTTGGCGTCGGTTTTTACTCGTCGTTCATCGTCGCCGACAAAGTCACGCTGACGACCCGCAAGGCCGGCGCGCCGCATGACCAGGGCGTGCGCTGGGAATCCGACGGCCTGGGCGAATACAGCATCGAAACCGTCGAAAAAGCTGGTCGCGGCACCGAAATCGTGCTGCATCTGAAAGAAGGCGAAGACGATTTCCTGAGCAGCTGGAAGCTACGTTCCATCATCAAGAAATACTCCGACCACATCTCTTTGCCCATCATCATGAGCAAGGAAATCCCGGCCGAGAAGGACGACGACGGCAATGAAACCGCGCCGGCCCGTGTCGAAGACGAAACCGTCAACAGCGCCTCGGCCTTGTGGACAAAATCCAAGGACGACATCAGCGCAGAACAATACAACGAGTTTTACAAACACGTCGCCCACGACTTCCAGGACCCGCTAGTTCACGTCCACAGCAAGGTCGAAGGCACCAACGAATACACCCTGCTGCTGTACGTTCCTGGTCGGGCGCCGTTTGATTTGTGGGACCGCGACGCCAAACACGGCGTCAAGCTGTACATCAAGAAAGTCTTCATCACCGACGACGCCGAACAACTGATGCCGCGCTACCTGCGCTTCGTGCGCGGTATCGTCGATGCCGACAGCTTGCCGCTGAACGTATCACGGGAAATCCTGCAACAAAGCAAGCAAATCAGCGCGATCAAATCCGGCGCGGTGAAAAAAGTGCTGGGCATGCTGGAAGACATGGCCGAGAACGACGCCGAAAAATACCAAAAATTCTGGGAACAGTTCGGCAACGTCATCAAGGAAGGTCCGATAGAAGACCACAAAAACAAAGACCGCATCGCCAACCTGTTGCGTTTCTCATCCACACACACTGACGACAAAACCCAAAACGTGTCGCTGGCCGACTACGTCAGCCGCATGAAGGAAGGCCAGGACAAAATCTACTTCATCACCGCCGACAGCTATGCGGCGGCCAAAAACAGCCCACATCTGGAGGTGTTCCGCAAAAAAGGCCTGGAAGTGTTATTGCTGACCGACCGCATCGACGAATGGCTGGTGTCCAGCCTGACCGAGTTCGACGGCAAGCACATGCAATCGATCGCCAAAGGCGAACTGGACCTGGACAAATTCGACAGCGAAGAAGAGAAAAAACATCAGGAAGAAGTCAGCAAAGACTTCGAATCGGTCGTCAAACAAATCCAGGACGTGCTGAAAGACAAAGTCAGCGAAGTGAAAATCAGCCATCGTCTGACCGACTCGCCCGCCTGTCTGGTCACCGGTGCCTACGACATGAGCCTGCACATGGAGCGCATCATGAAGGAAGCAGGCCACGCCATGAGCATGATGGGCATGGGCGGCAGCAAGCCGATCTTCGAGATCAACCCGGAGCACGCCATCGTCAAGGCCCTGAAAAACGAGCAAGACGATGCCCGTTTCGCCGACATCAGCCACATCCTGTTCGACCAGGCCATCCTCAGCGAAGGCGGCCAACTGGACGACCCGGCAGCGTTCGTGCACAAGTTGAATGGCTTGTTGCAAGGGTTGTTGAAGTAA